A part of Desulfobacter sp. genomic DNA contains:
- a CDS encoding DUF1499 domain-containing protein, with amino-acid sequence MNNFSVVMLSLIVLAGCSGTRPDLGISNGRLMPCPKTPNCVSSQAVDEKHHIEPIRFMGTQEKAQNRLLKILESEPRAKVVEIRDDYIRAEFTSALFGFTDDLEFYFPEKQRGEMLIHIRSASRLGYSDLGVNQERVEQIRNKFKNIPNPEI; translated from the coding sequence ATGAATAATTTTTCAGTTGTTATGTTGAGTTTGATAGTGCTGGCAGGTTGCTCGGGCACCCGACCGGATTTGGGGATAAGCAACGGTAGATTGATGCCATGCCCGAAAACTCCAAATTGTGTGAGTAGTCAGGCCGTTGATGAGAAACATCATATAGAACCGATTCGGTTTATGGGAACACAAGAAAAAGCCCAAAACCGTCTCCTGAAAATTCTTGAATCTGAACCAAGAGCAAAAGTCGTTGAAATTAGAGATGACTATATTCGGGCAGAGTTTACATCTGCTTTGTTTGGATTTACAGATGACCTTGAATTTTATTTTCCTGAAAAGCAGAGAGGTGAAATGCTCATTCATATCCGTTCAGCTTCCCGTCTCGGATACTCCGATCTTGGTGTGAATCAAGAGAGAGTTGAACAGATCCGGAATAAGTTTAAAAACATCCCTAACCCGGAAATTTAG
- a CDS encoding TraR/DksA family transcriptional regulator: protein MNPSQKQKIKQAIVKKINTLEKNIETFHGLSKPVSPDSAIGRLTRMEAINSRSINEASLAKSKQTLNALKKALDSIETPDFGLCLHCEEPIAIKRLVIMPEASLCVECAEKLSKGQA from the coding sequence ATGAATCCAAGCCAAAAACAAAAAATCAAACAGGCAATCGTTAAAAAAATAAACACCCTGGAAAAGAATATTGAAACCTTTCACGGTCTATCCAAGCCTGTGTCCCCGGATAGTGCTATTGGCAGGCTGACAAGAATGGAAGCCATTAACAGCAGAAGTATTAATGAGGCGTCACTGGCAAAATCAAAACAGACCCTCAACGCTCTTAAAAAGGCTCTTGATTCCATTGAGACTCCTGATTTTGGATTATGTCTGCACTGCGAAGAACCGATTGCCATTAAACGACTTGTGATCATGCCTGAAGCCTCACTTTGCGTGGAATGTGCTGAGAAACTCAGTAAAGGCCAAGCTTAA
- a CDS encoding YaiI/YqxD family protein, translated as MAIWVDADACPVRIKDLLYRAANRTKIQVTLVANQNLRIPKSPYVKFLQVASGFDIADNEIIKRMKPGDLVITADIPLASEVIAKGGTALNPRGELYTQDNITSRLYVRDLMENLRSSGMETKGPPPMTPKDCQNFSNSLDRFLFAKR; from the coding sequence ATGGCGATCTGGGTAGATGCGGATGCTTGTCCGGTAAGGATAAAGGATTTGCTGTACAGGGCGGCGAACCGGACAAAAATTCAGGTGACATTGGTGGCCAACCAGAATTTACGGATTCCCAAATCCCCTTATGTAAAATTTCTACAGGTGGCCTCCGGGTTTGATATTGCCGACAATGAAATTATCAAAAGGATGAAGCCAGGGGATCTGGTGATAACCGCAGACATCCCTCTGGCCTCAGAGGTCATTGCCAAAGGCGGGACAGCACTGAATCCAAGGGGAGAACTTTACACTCAGGATAATATCACCTCTCGGCTCTATGTTAGGGATCTCATGGAAAACTTGCGATCCAGTGGAATGGAAACCAAAGGCCCACCGCCTATGACCCCAAAGGATTGCCAGAATTTTTCCAACAGTCTGGATAGATTTTTATTTGCCAAAAGATAA
- a CDS encoding RNA polymerase factor sigma-32, with translation MKNTDDKTDSKDKKRLTKKDFLVPAGKARASNSKALVKSDPIQSYLNEINRYKLLTREQEVELGKRIQEENDQEAAYIMTTSNLRLVVKIALEFQRIWMQNLLDLIQEGNIGLVQAVKKFNPYKNVKFSYYASFWIKAYILKFIMDNWRMVKIGTTQGQRKLFFRLKKEKQRLIEQGFDPKPKLLSERLGVSEKEVVDMDQRLANWDLSLDEPLKNDSNTERIEFINVESDSSEDQVAKKEIEDILHKKVAEFKTTLNERELDIFERRIFSDSPQTLQEIGEVYSISRERVRQIENNILKKMKAYFKKDMPDFDMYDHTQ, from the coding sequence ATGAAAAATACTGACGATAAGACGGATTCCAAAGATAAAAAGCGACTGACCAAAAAAGACTTTCTGGTACCCGCAGGCAAAGCAAGGGCAAGTAACAGCAAGGCCCTGGTCAAGTCCGATCCCATCCAGAGTTATCTCAATGAAATAAACCGCTACAAACTGTTGACCCGCGAACAGGAGGTTGAACTGGGCAAGCGGATCCAGGAAGAAAATGACCAGGAGGCCGCCTATATCATGACCACCTCCAATCTCAGGCTGGTGGTAAAAATAGCACTGGAGTTCCAGCGGATATGGATGCAGAATCTCCTGGACCTGATCCAGGAAGGAAATATCGGCCTTGTCCAGGCCGTGAAAAAATTCAACCCATATAAAAATGTTAAATTCTCCTATTACGCCTCCTTTTGGATCAAGGCCTATATTCTGAAATTCATCATGGACAACTGGCGAATGGTGAAAATCGGCACCACCCAGGGCCAGCGCAAACTCTTTTTCAGACTGAAAAAGGAAAAACAGCGCCTCATTGAACAGGGATTCGATCCCAAGCCCAAACTGTTGTCCGAGCGGCTGGGGGTTTCTGAGAAAGAAGTTGTGGACATGGACCAACGCCTGGCCAACTGGGATCTTTCACTGGACGAACCCCTGAAAAACGATTCCAACACCGAGCGCATCGAATTCATTAATGTGGAATCGGACTCCTCGGAAGACCAGGTGGCCAAAAAGGAGATCGAAGACATTCTTCATAAAAAGGTGGCGGAATTCAAGACCACCCTGAACGAACGGGAACTGGATATCTTCGAGCGCAGGATTTTTTCTGACAGCCCCCAGACCCTTCAGGAAATCGGGGAAGTCTATTCCATTTCCAGGGAGCGTGTCAGACAGATTGAAAATAATATTCTCAAAAAAATGAAGGCTTATTTTAAAAAGGATATGCCGGACTTTGACATGTACGACCACACCCAATAA